In one Nocardioides luteus genomic region, the following are encoded:
- a CDS encoding S8 family peptidase — protein MRRLLTGATAVALGVTGALVMANSGTATSDKEVRYVVAYAEGSSAATARAAVKAAGGEIVSENSAIGVATVTAGEDFAEAANASSALVGAAQDRIVGANTPDGASNARKQEVSKVETEFRGGKGTAPKTPKPKGGTEPLSGLQWDMKQIHAGDANKTERGKGVRVGILDTGVDGSHPDIAPNFDAGLSRNFTTDIPVDANGDPVDGPCEDEPDASCEDAADVDENGHGTHVASTIASPVNGVGITGVAPEADIVNLRAGQDSGYFFLQPSVDALTYAGRHGIDVVNMSYYVDPWLFNCTNHPADSAADQAEQVTIITAMQRALDYARGHGVTLIAAAGNQAIDYTKPQTDASSPDYASEPGEAAYVRDLLDPESCVSMPTEGNGVIAVSATGPSERKSYYSSYGNGFVDVAAPGGDAYDTADGTRDFAANILAAYPYDLAVAEGAIDPATGEVVVPWAVADCSSGECSYYQYLQGTSMASPHAAGVAALIVGEYGSRDRSGKTLSPTKVEKILLKSATDKACPVPADFTYVRHLPDGSTRTSTHTCEGGDAPNGFYGSGIVNAEAAVSR, from the coding sequence ATGCGTAGGTTGTTGACAGGTGCGACCGCGGTCGCACTGGGGGTCACCGGCGCCCTCGTCATGGCGAACTCGGGAACCGCCACCTCCGACAAGGAGGTCCGCTATGTCGTGGCATATGCCGAGGGATCCTCGGCCGCCACTGCCCGTGCCGCGGTGAAGGCCGCCGGGGGCGAGATCGTCTCGGAGAACAGTGCCATCGGTGTCGCGACGGTGACCGCGGGTGAGGACTTCGCCGAGGCGGCCAACGCCTCGAGCGCCCTCGTCGGCGCGGCCCAGGACAGGATCGTGGGCGCCAACACCCCCGACGGGGCGAGCAACGCCCGCAAGCAGGAGGTGTCGAAGGTCGAGACCGAGTTCCGTGGCGGTAAGGGCACCGCGCCCAAGACGCCGAAGCCCAAGGGCGGCACGGAGCCGCTCTCCGGCCTGCAGTGGGACATGAAGCAGATCCACGCCGGGGACGCCAACAAGACCGAGCGCGGCAAGGGTGTCCGCGTCGGCATCCTGGACACCGGTGTCGACGGGTCGCACCCCGACATCGCACCCAACTTCGACGCCGGCCTGAGCCGCAACTTCACCACCGACATCCCGGTCGACGCCAACGGCGACCCGGTCGACGGTCCGTGTGAGGACGAGCCCGACGCCTCCTGCGAGGACGCGGCCGACGTCGACGAGAACGGCCACGGCACCCACGTCGCCTCGACCATCGCCTCCCCGGTCAACGGCGTCGGCATCACCGGCGTCGCTCCCGAGGCCGACATCGTCAACCTCCGCGCCGGCCAGGACTCCGGCTACTTCTTCCTGCAGCCCTCGGTCGACGCGCTGACCTACGCCGGCCGCCACGGCATCGACGTGGTCAACATGAGCTACTACGTCGACCCGTGGCTGTTCAACTGCACCAACCACCCGGCCGACTCCGCCGCCGACCAGGCCGAGCAGGTCACGATCATCACCGCGATGCAGCGTGCCCTCGACTACGCCCGCGGCCACGGCGTGACCCTCATCGCCGCCGCCGGCAACCAGGCGATCGACTACACCAAGCCGCAGACCGACGCGAGCAGCCCCGACTACGCCAGCGAGCCCGGCGAGGCCGCCTACGTCCGTGACCTGCTCGACCCGGAGTCGTGCGTCTCGATGCCCACCGAGGGCAACGGGGTCATCGCGGTCAGCGCCACCGGCCCGTCCGAGCGCAAGTCCTACTACTCCAGCTACGGCAACGGCTTCGTCGACGTCGCGGCGCCTGGTGGGGATGCGTACGACACCGCGGACGGCACGCGCGACTTCGCCGCCAACATCCTGGCCGCCTACCCCTACGACCTGGCCGTGGCCGAGGGCGCGATCGACCCGGCGACCGGCGAGGTCGTGGTCCCGTGGGCCGTCGCGGACTGCTCCAGCGGCGAGTGCTCCTACTACCAGTACCTGCAGGGCACCTCGATGGCCTCCCCGCACGCTGCTGGTGTGGCCGCGCTGATCGTCGGCGAGTACGGCAGCCGCGACCGCTCCGGCAAGACCCTCTCACCCACCAAGGTCGAGAAGATCCTGCTCAAGTCGGCCACCGACAAGGCCTGCCCGGTCCCGGCGGACTTCACCTATGTCCGCCACCTGCCCGACGGCTCGACGCGGACCAGCACGCACACCTGTGAGGGTGGCGACGCGCCGAACGGCTTCTACGGCAGCGGCATCGTCAACGCCGAGGCGGCTGTCAGCCGCTGA
- a CDS encoding beta-galactosidase encodes MERVTRALGGRIAYGADYNPEQWPEEIWDEDVRLMQEAGVNLVSVGIFSWALLEPEPGTYDFGWLDRVLDKLHAGGIAVDLATATASPPPWFLERHPEATLVDEIGNPRAFGARQAYCPSSTGYREAATSLITELVKRYDEHPAVVMWHVNNEYGCHNDHCFCDASAVAFRRWLQDRYGVIEQLNEAWATAFWSQHYTGWEQIGPPRQVSYGNFANPGQQLDWWRFCSDEIRDLYRVEAAAVRAHSDKPLTTNFMGFRKSLDYRSWVDVGDLVSNDHYLIAADEDRTHQLAMTADLTRSWGHGEPWLLMEHSTSAVNWQPRNIAKTTGEMRRNSFQHVARGADGALFFQWRASRGGAEKFHSAMVPHAGTESRLWRDVVRLGADLSAIAEVAGSRVAQADVAICFDWESWWAATFDSHPSVDVDPMATARAWHKACWTRNLGVDIVGVADPLDGYAVVVLPVQYLLSDEAIARFTAFVEAGGTLVATYFSGIVDEHDHIRLGGYPGGLSDLLGVRIEEFCPLPEGDEIPLTAYGSGTIWSERGRAVGADVVAAYATGDCAGDPAVTRRRVGKGTAWYVGTELTPESLDTLANQVLTTTKPVVGGLPEGVEAIRRVGEQGTYVFVINHTHEAVIVPVRGTDLLSGNEAGPHVVRAGQVAVIREG; translated from the coding sequence ATGGAGCGGGTCACCCGAGCGCTGGGCGGCCGGATCGCCTACGGCGCCGACTACAACCCGGAGCAGTGGCCGGAGGAGATCTGGGACGAGGACGTACGCCTCATGCAGGAGGCCGGGGTCAACCTGGTCAGCGTGGGGATCTTCTCGTGGGCCCTGCTGGAGCCCGAGCCGGGGACGTACGACTTCGGCTGGCTCGACCGGGTGCTCGACAAGCTCCACGCGGGCGGGATCGCCGTGGACCTGGCGACCGCGACCGCGAGCCCGCCGCCGTGGTTCCTCGAGCGGCACCCGGAGGCCACGCTCGTCGACGAGATCGGCAACCCGCGCGCGTTCGGTGCGCGCCAGGCGTACTGCCCCTCCTCGACCGGCTATCGCGAGGCCGCCACGTCCTTGATCACCGAGCTGGTCAAGCGCTACGACGAGCATCCGGCGGTGGTGATGTGGCACGTCAACAACGAGTACGGCTGTCACAACGACCACTGCTTCTGCGATGCCAGCGCGGTGGCCTTCCGGCGCTGGCTGCAGGACCGCTACGGCGTGATCGAGCAGCTCAACGAGGCCTGGGCGACCGCCTTCTGGAGCCAGCACTACACCGGCTGGGAGCAGATCGGCCCGCCGCGACAGGTCTCCTACGGCAACTTCGCCAACCCCGGCCAGCAGCTCGACTGGTGGCGGTTCTGCTCGGATGAGATCCGCGACCTCTACCGGGTCGAGGCGGCGGCGGTGCGGGCGCACTCCGACAAGCCCCTGACCACCAACTTCATGGGCTTCCGCAAGTCGCTCGACTACCGCAGCTGGGTCGACGTCGGCGACCTCGTCTCCAACGACCACTACCTCATCGCCGCGGACGAGGACCGCACCCACCAGCTCGCGATGACGGCCGACCTGACCCGCTCCTGGGGCCATGGCGAACCGTGGCTGCTGATGGAGCACTCGACCTCTGCGGTCAACTGGCAGCCGCGCAACATCGCCAAGACCACCGGCGAGATGCGCCGCAACTCCTTCCAGCACGTCGCACGGGGTGCCGACGGAGCACTGTTCTTCCAGTGGCGCGCCTCGCGCGGTGGCGCGGAGAAGTTCCACTCCGCGATGGTTCCGCACGCCGGCACCGAGAGCCGGCTGTGGCGAGACGTCGTACGCCTCGGGGCGGACCTGTCCGCGATCGCCGAGGTCGCCGGCAGCCGGGTCGCGCAGGCGGACGTCGCGATCTGCTTCGACTGGGAGTCGTGGTGGGCGGCGACCTTCGACTCGCACCCGTCGGTCGACGTCGACCCGATGGCGACCGCGCGGGCCTGGCACAAGGCCTGCTGGACCCGCAACCTCGGTGTCGACATCGTCGGGGTCGCCGACCCGCTCGACGGCTACGCGGTGGTGGTGCTGCCGGTGCAGTACCTGCTCTCCGACGAGGCCATCGCGCGGTTCACCGCCTTCGTCGAGGCCGGCGGCACCTTGGTCGCCACCTACTTCTCAGGCATCGTCGACGAGCACGACCACATCCGGCTGGGCGGCTACCCGGGCGGGCTGTCCGATCTCCTCGGAGTGCGGATCGAGGAGTTCTGCCCGCTTCCCGAGGGCGACGAGATCCCGCTGACCGCCTACGGCTCCGGCACGATCTGGAGCGAGCGCGGCCGCGCGGTCGGGGCCGATGTGGTGGCTGCGTACGCCACCGGCGACTGCGCCGGCGACCCGGCCGTCACCCGGCGCCGGGTCGGCAAGGGCACGGCCTGGTACGTCGGCACCGAGCTCACCCCCGAGTCGCTCGACACCCTGGCCAACCAGGTCCTCACCACGACCAAGCCGGTCGTCGGGGGTCTCCCCGAGGGCGTCGAGGCGATCCGTCGGGTGGGTGAGCAGGGGACGTACGTCTTCGTCATCAACCACACCCACGAAGCGGTCATCGTCCCCGTCCGGGGCACCGACCTGCTCTCCGGCAACGAGGCCGGCCCGCACGTCGTGCGGGCCGGCCAGGTCGCGGTCATCCGCGAGGGGTGA
- the pdxH gene encoding pyridoxamine 5'-phosphate oxidase has protein sequence MDLSAELAAARESYTRSGLTEDDLAADPFQQFERWYVEARDAGIVEPNAMVVSTVSADGAPSSRTVLLKGFSTEGFTFFTNTASRKGCDLARNPRCAVLFPWHPLERQVRIDGVARELSAADVEAYFSQRPRGSQLGAHASHQSRVVSGREELEAAYARVEAQFEGQPVPVPEEWGGYRVEPETVEFWQGRPGRMHDRLVYRREGDTWRTERLAP, from the coding sequence ATGGATCTCTCAGCTGAGCTGGCGGCCGCGCGTGAGTCTTACACCCGCAGCGGTCTGACCGAGGACGACCTCGCGGCAGACCCGTTCCAACAGTTCGAGAGGTGGTACGTCGAGGCCCGTGACGCGGGCATCGTCGAGCCCAACGCGATGGTGGTCTCGACCGTCTCGGCGGACGGCGCGCCCTCGTCGCGGACCGTGCTGCTGAAGGGGTTCTCGACCGAGGGCTTCACCTTCTTCACCAACACCGCCTCCCGCAAGGGCTGCGACCTCGCGCGCAACCCACGCTGCGCGGTGCTCTTCCCGTGGCACCCGCTGGAGCGTCAGGTACGCATCGACGGCGTCGCCCGCGAGCTCTCCGCAGCAGACGTCGAGGCCTACTTCTCCCAGCGTCCGCGCGGCTCCCAGCTCGGCGCCCACGCCTCCCACCAGAGCCGGGTCGTCTCCGGGCGCGAGGAGCTGGAGGCGGCGTACGCGCGGGTCGAGGCGCAGTTCGAGGGACAGCCGGTCCCGGTGCCGGAGGAGTGGGGCGGCTACCGGGTCGAGCCCGAGACCGTGGAGTTCTGGCAGGGGCGTCCGGGGCGGATGCACGACCGGCTCGTCTACCGCCGCGAGGGCGACACGTGGCGCACGGAGAGGCTGGCTCCGTGA
- a CDS encoding citrate synthase 2, with translation MSQVQHGLEGVVAFETEIAEPDKEGSALRYRGVDIEDIVGRVPFENVWGLLIDGSYGPGLPPAEAYNLPVHTGDVRVDVQAAIPMLAPAFGFGQTYDISDEQAREDLARVAVMVLSYAGQSARSIHLPVVPQREVDKGKTLAEKFLIRWRGEADPAHAHAIDAYWSSAAEHGMNASTFTARVITSTGADVAAAFSGAIGAMSGPLHGGAPSRVLGMIEDVEKSGDAASYVKGLLDSGERLMGFGHRVYRAEDPRARVLRRTARELNAPRYEVAEALEKAALEELRARRPDRVLETNVEFWAAIVLDFAEIPANMFTSMFTCARTGGWSAHILEQKKTGRLIRPSAIYTGPAPRPADAVEGWNADWAK, from the coding sequence GTGAGCCAGGTACAGCACGGTCTCGAGGGCGTCGTGGCCTTCGAGACCGAGATCGCAGAGCCCGACAAAGAGGGTTCGGCCCTTCGCTACCGCGGGGTCGACATCGAGGACATCGTCGGGCGGGTGCCGTTCGAGAACGTCTGGGGCCTGCTGATCGACGGCTCGTACGGCCCCGGCCTGCCGCCCGCCGAGGCCTACAACCTGCCGGTGCACACCGGTGACGTACGCGTCGACGTCCAGGCCGCCATCCCCATGCTCGCGCCCGCCTTCGGGTTCGGCCAGACCTACGACATCTCCGACGAGCAGGCCCGCGAGGACCTCGCCCGCGTGGCCGTCATGGTCCTGTCGTACGCCGGCCAGTCGGCGCGCTCGATCCATCTGCCGGTGGTGCCGCAGCGCGAGGTCGACAAGGGCAAGACGCTGGCCGAGAAGTTCCTGATCCGCTGGCGCGGCGAGGCCGACCCTGCCCACGCCCACGCCATCGACGCCTACTGGTCCTCGGCCGCCGAGCACGGCATGAACGCCTCCACCTTCACCGCCCGGGTGATCACGTCCACCGGCGCCGACGTCGCCGCGGCCTTCTCCGGCGCGATCGGCGCGATGAGCGGCCCGCTGCACGGCGGCGCGCCCTCCCGCGTGCTCGGCATGATCGAGGACGTCGAGAAGTCCGGCGACGCGGCCTCCTACGTCAAGGGGCTGCTGGACTCGGGCGAGCGGCTGATGGGCTTCGGTCACCGCGTCTACCGCGCCGAGGACCCGCGTGCGCGCGTGCTGCGCCGCACCGCCCGCGAGCTGAACGCGCCCCGCTACGAGGTCGCCGAGGCGCTGGAGAAGGCGGCTCTGGAGGAGCTTCGTGCCCGCCGCCCCGACCGGGTCCTGGAGACCAACGTCGAGTTCTGGGCCGCGATCGTCCTCGACTTCGCCGAGATCCCGGCCAACATGTTCACCTCGATGTTCACCTGTGCCCGCACCGGTGGCTGGTCCGCCCACATCCTGGAGCAGAAGAAGACCGGCCGCCTGATCCGGCCGAGCGCCATCTACACCGGCCCCGCCCCTCGCCCCGCCGACGCGGTCGAGGGCTGGAACGCCGACTGGGCCAAGTAG
- a CDS encoding Pr6Pr family membrane protein: MALRTAVAMRAWYAVVAVVVGVGFVLQFYLLFTGGADANSGESGHEIPLAVRFARLFSFFTVDSNVLVLAVAITVALGRAANSVASRAIGLSALLGITVTGTVFSLVLAPGIELRGEAVVATNLFHIASPVLFVLGWLLWGSRRQWDVRIAVLAFIWPIAWLVLTLIRGAITGWYPYPFLDVGQNGMVPVLLSAAAVLGYAIVLTAVLLLVDRYAPVASLDHVGRSSSRTT, from the coding sequence GTGGCCCTTCGAACCGCCGTTGCGATGCGCGCTTGGTACGCGGTCGTGGCCGTCGTCGTCGGTGTGGGATTCGTGCTGCAGTTCTATCTGCTGTTCACGGGCGGCGCGGACGCGAACTCGGGCGAGTCGGGTCATGAGATCCCGCTGGCCGTACGCTTCGCCAGGCTGTTCAGCTTCTTCACCGTCGACAGCAACGTGCTCGTCCTCGCGGTGGCCATCACGGTGGCGCTCGGGCGGGCCGCGAACAGCGTGGCCTCGCGTGCCATCGGGCTGAGCGCGCTGCTCGGCATCACGGTCACGGGCACGGTGTTCAGCCTCGTGCTCGCGCCCGGCATCGAACTGCGAGGAGAGGCGGTCGTCGCGACCAACCTGTTCCACATCGCCAGCCCCGTGCTGTTCGTGCTCGGCTGGTTGCTGTGGGGCTCACGGCGCCAGTGGGATGTGCGGATCGCCGTGCTCGCCTTCATCTGGCCGATCGCCTGGCTGGTGCTCACCCTCATCCGAGGCGCGATCACCGGCTGGTATCCCTACCCGTTCCTCGACGTCGGCCAGAACGGCATGGTCCCCGTCCTGCTCAGTGCGGCCGCGGTGCTCGGCTACGCGATCGTGCTGACAGCGGTCCTCCTGCTGGTGGACCGGTACGCCCCGGTGGCGTCTCTCGACCACGTCGGCCGGTCGAGCAGCCGCACGACCTAG
- a CDS encoding GNAT family N-acetyltransferase: MSVEIRRVAYDHPDAQKLVDRVQEFYVERYGEPDHDPTLPEMFEGLAGAYFLAYLDDVPVASGAWRRSGESALGTVVTAEIKRMYVVPEAQGQGLAKRMLAHVETSAHEAGFEAMVLTTGGLQHEAIGLYAANGYVDVEPFGYYKDDDLVVCMAKRLDG, translated from the coding sequence GTGTCTGTTGAGATTCGCCGGGTCGCGTACGACCACCCGGATGCGCAGAAGCTGGTCGACCGGGTCCAGGAGTTCTACGTCGAGCGTTACGGCGAGCCCGACCACGACCCGACCCTGCCGGAGATGTTCGAGGGCCTCGCGGGCGCCTACTTCCTGGCCTATCTCGACGACGTCCCGGTGGCCTCCGGCGCCTGGCGCCGCTCCGGCGAGTCCGCGCTCGGGACCGTGGTGACCGCCGAGATCAAGCGGATGTACGTCGTCCCCGAGGCCCAGGGCCAGGGCCTCGCCAAACGCATGCTCGCCCACGTCGAGACCTCGGCCCACGAGGCCGGCTTCGAGGCGATGGTCCTCACCACCGGCGGCCTCCAGCACGAGGCCATCGGCCTCTACGCGGCCAACGGCTACGTCGACGTCGAGCCGTTCGGCTACTACAAGGACGACGACCTGGTCGTCTGCATGGCCAAACGCCTCGACGGCTAG
- the serC gene encoding phosphoserine transaminase — protein MTLQIPADLLPADGRFGSGPSKVPAGRLEALAATGVSVMGTSHRQQPVKDLVRRVQSGLADLFSLPEGYEVVIGNGGSVAFFDLATYALVRERSQHAVFGAFGKKFLSAAKAAPWLADPSVISAEPGGLAVPSQEDGVDVYAWTHNETSTGVMAPVIRPAGARADQLTIVDATSAAGGLPLDVTQSDVYYFAPQKSFASDGGLWLALLSPAAIARAEEIAASGRHIPSFFSLTEAIKQSRSGQTVNTPAVATLFLMAEQLDWMNASGGLDAMVARTTASSDALYAWAEKAPYVRPFVEDPTHRSLVVGTVELDAGIDKDLLRSVLAENGVVDLDAYRGVGTNQLRIAMYPSVDAADIEALTACIDWVVDRL, from the coding sequence ATGACGCTGCAGATCCCCGCCGACCTCCTGCCCGCCGACGGACGTTTCGGGTCCGGGCCGTCCAAGGTGCCCGCCGGGCGCCTGGAGGCGCTCGCCGCGACCGGGGTCTCGGTGATGGGCACCTCCCACCGCCAGCAGCCGGTGAAGGATCTCGTCCGCCGGGTCCAGTCCGGGCTGGCCGACCTGTTCTCGCTGCCGGAGGGCTACGAGGTCGTCATCGGCAACGGCGGCTCGGTGGCGTTCTTCGACCTGGCGACGTACGCCCTCGTGCGCGAGCGCAGCCAGCACGCCGTCTTCGGGGCGTTCGGCAAGAAGTTCCTCTCCGCGGCCAAGGCTGCGCCGTGGCTGGCGGACCCGTCGGTGATCTCGGCCGAGCCCGGTGGCCTGGCGGTGCCGTCCCAGGAGGACGGTGTCGATGTTTACGCCTGGACACATAACGAGACCTCGACCGGCGTGATGGCTCCGGTCATACGTCCTGCCGGCGCCCGTGCCGACCAGCTCACCATCGTCGACGCGACCTCGGCCGCCGGCGGGCTGCCGCTCGACGTGACCCAGAGCGACGTCTACTACTTCGCGCCGCAGAAGTCGTTCGCCTCCGACGGCGGCCTGTGGCTGGCGCTGCTCTCCCCGGCCGCGATCGCGCGGGCCGAGGAGATCGCGGCGAGCGGCCGGCACATCCCGTCGTTCTTCTCGCTCACCGAGGCGATCAAGCAGTCGCGTAGCGGTCAGACCGTGAACACCCCGGCCGTCGCCACACTCTTCCTGATGGCCGAGCAGCTCGACTGGATGAACGCCTCCGGCGGGCTCGACGCGATGGTCGCCCGCACCACGGCCTCCTCCGACGCGCTCTACGCCTGGGCCGAGAAGGCGCCGTACGTCCGGCCGTTCGTCGAGGACCCCACCCACCGCTCCCTGGTCGTCGGCACCGTCGAGCTCGACGCCGGCATCGACAAGGATCTCCTCCGGTCGGTTCTGGCGGAGAACGGCGTCGTCGACCTCGACGCCTACCGCGGCGTCGGCACCAACCAGCTCCGGATCGCGATGTACCCCTCCGTCGACGCCGCCGACATCGAGGCCCTCACCGCCTGCATCGACTGGGTCGTCGACCGCCTCTGA